The stretch of DNA GACGCGCCTAGTCGGATCTTGCTTCTTCACCCAAGACAAAAATTTTTGCATCTGAGGTTCATCCTTCAGTCTTTCCACACAGTTGAGTTCTTGGGCTAATCTCGTATTATCAAACAAAGTATGTATCTGTCGATGGCAGGCAGAACAAATATTTGTAGTAGGGCCTGGAGCTTCATTTTTCCGCTTGGTTTTCTGTCGCGGAACTAGATGATGTACAGTTAATTTTTCTACTTCTCTTTCGCACAATTCTCACTGCATTGATTGATGAAACTCCTACTCCCTTACTTGGCAAAATAAATTAGGATTGCCTTTAACAAGGTTATGCTCTTTAAAAGCATTACTTTTTTAAGTATATGATTATTATAATAATTTGTAGAGCAACTCTATTTGATTAACGAAGCCCTGAGACACAGAGGGCGCAGAGGAAGAGAAAATAGAGAGGTTGATAAATAAATTAGGATTGCAATATTAGAAAATAATTCGGTAAATATACGAATTTAGAACCAAGGGAGAGAGTGGTAGGTGTATTAAAGAAGCGATCGCTTCCATGAACCTCATCCTTCGCCCTTGCAAAATTCATGTCTCAAAATTATCAGAAAAATAGTGTTATCCCAGGTGCAACATTTGTAGCCGCAGGCGCGGCGACAGGTGCCGGAGTTTCCGCTGCTGTTGGCGGGATGGGATTAGTTGGAGGATTTGGAGCTGTTGGGCTTGGTATGGCACCAGTTATGGCGGCGGGAGCTGTTGCTGGCGCTGCTGCCTACGGAGCTTTTACAGCGATAGGAGAAGGAGATACTTTCGCTTTAGGTGCCATAGGAATTGGTGCAGCAGGTGGCGCTAGTTTTTACTCAGTTTTTGGCGGCATGGGATTAGCGTTTAAAGGAACGGCTGTAGGAATTGGCATGGCTCCGATGACAGCTGTTGGTGCAGTAATTGGACTGGGAATTTATGGGTTGCACAAAGTCAAACCAGAGCCTGGAGAGCGTTTAATGGGTGCGATAGATGCCTTCGAGCGGATGGAAGAAAAAATATTGTGGCAAGACGCTTACACCGAGGCACTTTTAGAATTAGAACTGGCAGCATTAGAAAAAAAGTTAGCTGGTGATGCTGTAGAAATAAAATTTGCTAATTGGGAAGTGGAGGATGAATTAGAGGAATTGAAGGCTAAAATACAGCCAAAAACTAATATAAACTCCTCTAACCCAAGCCTCAAGTTATCGGGAAATGGTGAAACTTCTGCTTACAAGACAACGCCATCAAAAACACAATTTGTTAATTCTGGAATTCAAGCTGAATTGATGGCAGTAAAAACTCAGACACCTGAAGCTTGGAAATGCGTACACACTCTAAAGGGACACTCAGCCTCAGTCAATTCCGTTGCTATCAGCCCCGATGGTGAAATGGTTGCCAGTGGGAGTGATGACAAAACAGTTACTTTGTGGAACCTGAAAACAGGAAAACAGATTTTCACCTTTATTGGACAAGCACAGGAAGTTTATTCAGTGGCAATTAGTCCAGATAACAAGACTCTTGTCAGTGGCAGTTTTGATCAAAAAATCACTAACTGGAATTTGCGAAAAAAAGAATTTATCCGCACCTTCTTTTATTTAAACTCACCCTACAGTCATTCCGGCTTTGTTTACTCAGTTGCCTTCAGCCCGGATGGAAAAATTATTGCTAGTGGAAGTGCCGATAAAACTATCAGGCTTTGGAATGGGTACGGGGGCAAATTAATCCGTACTATTAATGGACATTCAGATGCGGTTTTGTCTGTTGCTATTAGTCCCGATAGTCAAACTATCGCTAGTGGAAGTGCCGATAAAACTATTAGGCTTTGGAATTTGATTAGCGGACAGCAGCACCACATTCTCGCGGGGCATTCCGGCTGGGTTAATTCTGTTGCCTTCAGCCCGGATGGAAAGACTCTCGCTAGTGGGAGTGGAGACACCACAATCAAGTTCTGGAATCTCAAAACCGGAGAAATGATTCGCACTTTCTCAGGACATTCATCTGGGGTTAATTCTGTTGCCTTTAGCTCCAATGGAAAAACTTTGGCTAGTGGCAGCACCAACAGCGTTAAAATTTGGAACCTGCACACTGGAGAACTACTAGAAACTCTTTCTGGACGTGGTGCGGTTGCTTTTAGTGCTGATGGAAATACCTTGGTGAGTGGCGCTAATGGTGGCACTATTAAAATTTGGCATCAGTCCTGTGAGACGAATAAATCTCAATCTAACTTTGTGCTATCTGGGGAATGGTGGGAAGTTTTGGGTGTGGAAAAAAGTGCTTATCCTAGCGATGTGAAGCGTGCATACATTCGCTTAGGAAGGCAGTATCATCCTGATATTAATTCCTCTGCTAGTGCTAAAGCTACAATGCAGGCAATTAATCAGGCATATGATCAGTACCGGAAAGAAATAAGCGGCAATACGGTTCGGTTAAGATAATGCAGCCTACCCAACACATGAGTCGAGACGTTCTATAGAACGTCTCTACAAAGAAAATTTTAAGATTTATTTAGGAGGGCTATAGTAAGCTTTTAATTCTTGCCCAGAGGACAAGTAACAGGCTGATCTCCCAAGGAATCTATGAATGTAGTTTCATCTTTGTAATGCCGGGGAGTTTGCAGTAATAATCGCCAAGCTTGTCCGGCATCTAATAAGTTATGTTGTTCTGGATAGTGTATCATTAACAAGTTTTGAACCATTGGATAATAGTCCGAGTTCATTGCCGGAAAAATATGATGTTCCGTATGGTATGAGAAATTTAAGTGCAGCAAATCAAAGATTTTGGGAACTCGGAGAGAAACACTATTCATCAGCGGATCGTTAACGCTGGTCATCTCGCATATCATGTGATTTGTATAAATATAAAACATGACACCAGCGTAGCCAATTGCAAGCGGGAGGAAGTAGCTGAGTAGGAGTTTGATGGGGTTAAAGTCTAGAAACGCGATGATACTGAAATGAATCCCTAATATTAATAGAAATTCCCAGGCGATCGCTTGCCTATCTTTGCCACTCACTTTAAAAGCAGCAGGCACATAATCTACAGACTCATTATTAAACAACACCACCGAAGTTAGGTTGCGAAAAGTATGAACCAGCCATGCTGATGTCATCCCTACAGTTAACCATAATGGATTAACTTCATTAGATGGGACGAATAGATTTTGAATCCATTTTCCCCAAGTATCAGGCTGTTGATATAAGTAATTGCGATCTGGATCTTTCAGGGAATTGGTATTATTGTGATGCACTCGATTATGAACTGCTTTCCACAACGTCGGTGGCATCCACATAATCGTTAATCCGAGAAAGCTTACCAAACGCATCAGGCGAGAATTTCTAATCGCGCTGCCGTGCATGAGGTCATGGGAGCTGAATAGTAAGAGAATGACACTATTGCCCATCACCAGGCTTAGCGGTAAATAAAGCCACAATAAATATACAGACCACTGGTCTAACTTAGATGCGATCGCCCAGCCCAATATCACAATTGCTACATTAATTAATAAAATGAATAACTTATTGGGATCGGGTGCAAACGCAGCATCAGGAAGAAGAGGACGCAATTTTTTGGCGTACTCTGATTGAGGAATCATTACTTGGTTATCCAAAATTAAAGACCGGTATTTTAACTTAACAGATTCTTATTGTACCCTATCTTAAGAGATACATTTTTTTTGATTTCGTTAAAAAAAGCTTAAAATTTTTTTCGTTTATTATCAATAAATATAGTTTAAATGAAAATCCTTTTTTCTGAAACCTGCGCTATTAATAGATTTCTTAAAGATAACTGTAAACCCTAAAATATTTTACCTCTTTAGAGAGATGGAATCAAAAAAACGGTAGCTTAAGCTCCAGCTATCCCAGTCCTCTAGTTAGATTACGAGGGTGGCTATGACTTCAACTTCAGTATTAGAAAACATCGAAAAATATATCCCTTTAGTAGGGGATGTCAATATCAAAACCCCATTAGCATATAAGACCAGCCGTGGGGCTGTCAAGGTAGTTAACGCAGCACAAATGGCAGTAGCAGAGGCTTATATTAACGGGTTTGAAGTGCCTGATGCTGTACTGCGATCGCTTTTCGATACCTTCATGCCCATCTTGTTCAAATATTTTCCCTCTCTTTTAGCACCCTACGACTGGGTATTAAAAGAAACCGATCATCTCGCCGAAGGTTCACGAGATCTAATGAAACTTCAGTATGACTTGCCACAAGCCATGCTGAATACAATGTTAGGAGATGGGAAACTTATTTATCCCAAATACAGCATGGCATTGTGGGAAAAAGGCGCAGCCAATCTTGAGCAAGCCCAAATGCAAATGATCGATGATGTAATTGAGAAGCTAGAGATCGAAGACGGCGACAATATTTTAGACTTTGGCTGTGGTTGGGGATGCGTTCCCAATTATATTCTTTCCAAGTTTCCCAATGTCAAGTTTACGGGAATTAATTTGAGCCACGAACAATGCGAATATATGCGTGGCAAAATGCAAGATCCGGAAAGTTACCTTAGTTCAGGACGATTTACGCTGTATGAAGGCGACTTAAATGATGCCTTCTTTGACACAAAGTTTGACAAAATTCTCTCGATTGGCGTTTTCTGCCATGTGGGTAATTTAACCAAAGCCTTCCACAAATTAGCTTCATTCTTGAAGGAGGATGGCAAAGTTTTTATTCACATTATCACAGTCCGCACCCCTAACAACATCTCCAGCGTTTACACCCACAAATACATTTTTCCGCATGGTCGTTACTGGAATTTCGATGCAGTTCCTAGCCATAACAAAGACCTAAAAACCATTCAAAGATGGTACCTCAACGGCTATAACTACTCTACAACCTTTGCTAACTGGCTAAAAAACTTTGATGACAATCAGGCAACAAACAAACAGTTAGAGTATGGCATCGAGTATGCAAAATTCCGCCGGATTTGGAGGTTTTATTTGATATGGTTTGTTCGCAACTTTGCTAGTTGTAATGGGGAATATAACGGCAACGGTCAATTTTTATTGACTCATACTTAATGCAGTCTCAAATTGAGGCATAGCGTCTAACATTGGCGTTTCCAAGCCTAATAATAGAAGAGAAGCGAGGGAAATATCTATAACTTAATCGTGGATGCTGCCATCAGGCATGATAGCTCCGCTGAGGTTAGCTCCCCTGAGATTGGTTTGAGATAAATTTGCGCCATGTAAGTTGGCTCCAGTGAGGTTGGCTCCCCTCAAATCTGCCCAAACCAAATCTGCCTGACTCAGGTTAGTACCGCTGAGGTTGGCTTCACGCAGATTGACTCCGGGGAGATTGGCTTTACTCAGGTCTATCCCTGCCAGACAAACTTGAGGAGCAATTAACAACGCTCCTGCTGAGGCAGGTTCAAACCATTCAGGAAACTTAGTTTGTTCGTTGTAGAGAGCTTTTTGTAAGTTGGCTTTGAGTAAGTTTGCCTCCCGCAAGTCAGCCTCATAAAGGTGTGTTGAACTCAAGTTTGCCTCACAGAGGTTGGCTCCACTCATGTCGGCTCCCCGCAGGTCGGCTAAACTCAAATTGGCTCTACTCAGCTCAGCGCCAATTAAGTCAGCGCCAATCAAGTCGGATAAACTCAGATTGGCTCCACGCAGGTTGGTGCCAATCAAGTCAGCTAAACTCAGATTAGCTGCAATTAAGTAGGCTCCAATCATCTCGGCTCCGCTCAAGTCGGCTCTACGCAAATCTGCCTCGCACAGGTCAGTCAGTTCCATGTTGGCTGCTGCTAGAGTAGCTCGGCTGAGAATGGCTCGGCTAAAGGTTGCCTTCTTTAGGTTTGCCCCACTGAAATCCACCTGACTGAGATTTGCCCCGCTTAAGTCGGTATCAGACAGTTCGGCTAGACAAAAATCTCTTTCTCCAGCTGCGTATCTCCTGAATAGTTCATCCGCGTCCATCAATTAACCCCTTGGTTTCCTCCCTCATTCAGTAGATTAAGCTATCACAATAAAAAAAGCCCCCAGCTGGAGGCAAATTTTTTATTGTAGTGCTTCAAAAACACTTAAAGCAGATAGAGGATTGTGAACAGAACAATCCACACGATATCAACGAAGTGCCAGTAAATTTCTGCGGCTTCAACGCCAAAGTGGTGTTCATTGCTGTAGTGGCCGGGTTTGAGACTGCGCCACAACACAGCACCAATTGCCCCAAGTCCTAAGAATACGTGCAAACCGTGGAAGCCAGTCAAAACATAAAAGGTGCTGGCAAATAAGTTAGTGCTAAGACCAAATTCTAAGTGGCTGTATTCGTAAAGCTGACCGCAAAGGAAAATTGCGCCCATGATGCCAGTTAAGGCAAACCATGTCCGCAAACCTTTTACGTCATTCTTTTTGATAGCGGTGTCAGCATTGTGGATCACAAAGCTGCTAGAAATCAGAATTATGGTGTTGATTCCAGGTAGCAATAGCTCTAGTTTTGGCGTTCCTTCGGGGGGCCAAGACGGTGCAACTGCTCGGAAGGCGAGATAAGCAATAAATAAGCCGAAAAAGATCATGCCTTCCGCTACCAGAAATACAATCAGCCCCTCGATGCGAAAATCGTGATGTTCTACGCCGTGGGCTTCCACTGCTGCTTCTGGCTCGTGGTGATAATTTAGGGCAGTTTTTGCTGGGTCAATTGTTGAACCTTGCATGAATCTCCTCTATAAAGAATTGGGAATTAGGGGATTGGGAATTAGGAATTGGGAATTGGGAAAAAGTCTTACCTAGTCTCTAGTCCCTAGCCCCCAGTCCCTAATCCCTAATCCCTATTAACGATTGTGACTTTCTCCTTGACGGTCATCGGGATGAGCCGCAACAGCTGGATCTGGATCTGCACGTAAGGCGGAGTCAGGTCCGGCAGACAAGACTGGATTTCGAGGATCGTCGAGGGGGACATCTACCTTGGTGCGGCGATCGCCCATGCCGTAGTCATAAGGGCCAGTGGCTAACACTGGGTCTTTCTCAAAGTTTTCTACTGGCGGGGGCGAGGTCGTCATCCACTCTAGGGTTAGTCCGTCCCAAGGGTTGTCGGGTGCTTTGGGGCCAGCTATCCAACTCCAACAGGCATTGACAATGAAGGGAATGGTGGAAACGGCGAGTATATAAGCTCCAATGCTGCAAATTAGGTTGAGTGTGGCAAATTTGGGGTCATACTCGGCAATCCGCCGATTCATGCCTTCAATACCCAACTTGTGCATTGGTAGGAAAGCCAAGTTGAATCCAATAAACATCAGGACAAAGTGAACTTTGCCCCAAGCTTCGTTCAACATCCGCCCAGTCATCTTAGGGAACCAGTGGTAGAATCCGGCGTAGATGCCGAAAACGCTGCCACCAAAGAGGACGTAGTGCAGGTGAGCAACTACAAAGTAGGTGTCGTGAACGTGGATGTCGAAGGGTACAGCTGCCAACATAACGCCGCTGATGCCGCCGATAACGAACATGGAGATAAAGCCAAGAGCGAATAGCATGGCGCTGTTGAGGCGCAGTTTGCCGCCCCAAATTGTGGCTAACCAGCTAAAGACTTTAATACCAGTTGGTACGGCGATTACCATTGTGGTGATCATGAAGAACATCCGCAACCAGGCTGGGGTACCGCTGGTAAACATATGGTGCGCCCAGACGATTAGCCCCAAAAAGCTGATAGCTAGGCTGGAATATGCGATCGCCTTGTACCCAAAAATCGGTTTGCGAGCGTGTACTGGCAGGATTTCTGAGATCATCCCAAACATGGGGAGGATCATGATATAAACCGCCGGGTGGGAGTAAAACCAGAACATATGCTGGTACACGATGGGATCGCCACCACCCGTGGGGTTAAAGAAGCTAGTCCCGACCAGCAGGTCAAAGGCTAGGAGAATCAATGCCCCGGCTAATACCGGAGTGGAAATGACAGCTAAGCAGGAGGTGGCGAACATTGACCAACAGAATAAGGGCATTTGGTTCCACCCCATCCCTGGTGTCCGCATCTTCCAGATGGTGACGATAAAATTGATCCCTGCCAAGATGGAGGAGGTTCCCAGCAACAGGACGCTCATAATCCAAATCGCTTCCCCAGCTTTACCGCTGACGATGCTCAAAGGGGGGTATGAAGTCCAACCTGCGCCTGGTGCGCCGACGAAGAAACTGCTCATCAGCAGTATGCCGGCGGGGGGGATCATCCAGAAAGCGATCGCATTCAGTCTGGGGAACGCCATATCCCTTGCCCCAATTAGCAAAGGCACCAGATAATTACCAAACCCACCAGTTCCCGCAGGTACGATCCACAGGAAGATCATCACCGTCGCGTGGACTGTAAATAAGCTGTTGTAAACATCCGGTGCAACAAAATCCGACGCTGGCGTTGCCAATTCTGTGCGGACTGCTGTTGCCAGTGCGCCACCGATCAGATAAAAAATAAACGTTGTAACCAGGTATTGAATCCCGATCACTTT from Funiculus sociatus GB2-C1 encodes:
- a CDS encoding cytochrome c oxidase subunit 3, with the translated sequence MQGSTIDPAKTALNYHHEPEAAVEAHGVEHHDFRIEGLIVFLVAEGMIFFGLFIAYLAFRAVAPSWPPEGTPKLELLLPGINTIILISSSFVIHNADTAIKKNDVKGLRTWFALTGIMGAIFLCGQLYEYSHLEFGLSTNLFASTFYVLTGFHGLHVFLGLGAIGAVLWRSLKPGHYSNEHHFGVEAAEIYWHFVDIVWIVLFTILYLL
- a CDS encoding DnaJ domain-containing protein translates to MSQNYQKNSVIPGATFVAAGAATGAGVSAAVGGMGLVGGFGAVGLGMAPVMAAGAVAGAAAYGAFTAIGEGDTFALGAIGIGAAGGASFYSVFGGMGLAFKGTAVGIGMAPMTAVGAVIGLGIYGLHKVKPEPGERLMGAIDAFERMEEKILWQDAYTEALLELELAALEKKLAGDAVEIKFANWEVEDELEELKAKIQPKTNINSSNPSLKLSGNGETSAYKTTPSKTQFVNSGIQAELMAVKTQTPEAWKCVHTLKGHSASVNSVAISPDGEMVASGSDDKTVTLWNLKTGKQIFTFIGQAQEVYSVAISPDNKTLVSGSFDQKITNWNLRKKEFIRTFFYLNSPYSHSGFVYSVAFSPDGKIIASGSADKTIRLWNGYGGKLIRTINGHSDAVLSVAISPDSQTIASGSADKTIRLWNLISGQQHHILAGHSGWVNSVAFSPDGKTLASGSGDTTIKFWNLKTGEMIRTFSGHSSGVNSVAFSSNGKTLASGSTNSVKIWNLHTGELLETLSGRGAVAFSADGNTLVSGANGGTIKIWHQSCETNKSQSNFVLSGEWWEVLGVEKSAYPSDVKRAYIRLGRQYHPDINSSASAKATMQAINQAYDQYRKEISGNTVRLR
- a CDS encoding pentapeptide repeat-containing protein, coding for MDADELFRRYAAGERDFCLAELSDTDLSGANLSQVDFSGANLKKATFSRAILSRATLAAANMELTDLCEADLRRADLSGAEMIGAYLIAANLSLADLIGTNLRGANLSLSDLIGADLIGAELSRANLSLADLRGADMSGANLCEANLSSTHLYEADLREANLLKANLQKALYNEQTKFPEWFEPASAGALLIAPQVCLAGIDLSKANLPGVNLREANLSGTNLSQADLVWADLRGANLTGANLHGANLSQTNLRGANLSGAIMPDGSIHD
- a CDS encoding SAM-dependent methyltransferase; amino-acid sequence: MTSTSVLENIEKYIPLVGDVNIKTPLAYKTSRGAVKVVNAAQMAVAEAYINGFEVPDAVLRSLFDTFMPILFKYFPSLLAPYDWVLKETDHLAEGSRDLMKLQYDLPQAMLNTMLGDGKLIYPKYSMALWEKGAANLEQAQMQMIDDVIEKLEIEDGDNILDFGCGWGCVPNYILSKFPNVKFTGINLSHEQCEYMRGKMQDPESYLSSGRFTLYEGDLNDAFFDTKFDKILSIGVFCHVGNLTKAFHKLASFLKEDGKVFIHIITVRTPNNISSVYTHKYIFPHGRYWNFDAVPSHNKDLKTIQRWYLNGYNYSTTFANWLKNFDDNQATNKQLEYGIEYAKFRRIWRFYLIWFVRNFASCNGEYNGNGQFLLTHT
- a CDS encoding fatty acid desaturase family protein; this translates as MIPQSEYAKKLRPLLPDAAFAPDPNKLFILLINVAIVILGWAIASKLDQWSVYLLWLYLPLSLVMGNSVILLLFSSHDLMHGSAIRNSRLMRLVSFLGLTIMWMPPTLWKAVHNRVHHNNTNSLKDPDRNYLYQQPDTWGKWIQNLFVPSNEVNPLWLTVGMTSAWLVHTFRNLTSVVLFNNESVDYVPAAFKVSGKDRQAIAWEFLLILGIHFSIIAFLDFNPIKLLLSYFLPLAIGYAGVMFYIYTNHMICEMTSVNDPLMNSVSLRVPKIFDLLHLNFSYHTEHHIFPAMNSDYYPMVQNLLMIHYPEQHNLLDAGQAWRLLLQTPRHYKDETTFIDSLGDQPVTCPLGKN
- a CDS encoding HNH endonuclease, whose translation is MCEREVEKLTVHHLVPRQKTKRKNEAPGPTTNICSACHRQIHTLFDNTRLAQELNCVERLKDEPQMQKFLSWVKKQDPTRRVKVHRSSN
- the ctaD gene encoding cytochrome c oxidase subunit I: MTQAQLQERANIPAHGDEPKVTHWREYFGFSTDHKVIGIQYLVTTFIFYLIGGALATAVRTELATPASDFVAPDVYNSLFTVHATVMIFLWIVPAGTGGFGNYLVPLLIGARDMAFPRLNAIAFWMIPPAGILLMSSFFVGAPGAGWTSYPPLSIVSGKAGEAIWIMSVLLLGTSSILAGINFIVTIWKMRTPGMGWNQMPLFCWSMFATSCLAVISTPVLAGALILLAFDLLVGTSFFNPTGGGDPIVYQHMFWFYSHPAVYIMILPMFGMISEILPVHARKPIFGYKAIAYSSLAISFLGLIVWAHHMFTSGTPAWLRMFFMITTMVIAVPTGIKVFSWLATIWGGKLRLNSAMLFALGFISMFVIGGISGVMLAAVPFDIHVHDTYFVVAHLHYVLFGGSVFGIYAGFYHWFPKMTGRMLNEAWGKVHFVLMFIGFNLAFLPMHKLGIEGMNRRIAEYDPKFATLNLICSIGAYILAVSTIPFIVNACWSWIAGPKAPDNPWDGLTLEWMTTSPPPVENFEKDPVLATGPYDYGMGDRRTKVDVPLDDPRNPVLSAGPDSALRADPDPAVAAHPDDRQGESHNR